One part of the Denticeps clupeoides chromosome 16, fDenClu1.1, whole genome shotgun sequence genome encodes these proteins:
- the ap1g1 gene encoding AP-1 complex subunit gamma-1 isoform X1 — translation MPAPIRLRELIRTIRTARTQAEEREMIQKECAAIRSSFREEDNTYRCRNVAKLLYMHMLGYPAHFGQLECLKLIASQKFTDKRIGYLGAMLLLDERQDVHLLMTNCIKNDLNHSTQYVQGLALCTLGCMGSSEMCRDLAGEVEKLLKTSNSYLRKKAALCAVHVIRKVPELMEMFLPATKNLLSEKNHGVLHTSVVLLTEMCERSPDMLSHFRKNEKLVPQLVRILKNLIMSGYSPEHDVSGISDPFLQVRILRLLRILGRSDDDSSEAMNDILAQVATNTETSKNVGNAILYETVLTIMDIKSESGLRVLAINILGRFLLNNDKNIRYVALTSLLKTVQTDHNAVQRHRSTIVDCLKDLDVSIKRRAMELSFALVNGNNIRGMMKELLYFLDSCDPEFKADCASGVFLAAEKYAPSKRWHIDTIMRVLTTAGSYVRDDSVPNLIQLITNSVEMHAYTVQRLYKALLDDISQQPLVQVASWCIGEYGDLLVSGQCEEEEPIQVTEDEVLDVLEGLLVSNLSAPVTRGYSLTAIMKLSTRFSSVNRIKKVVSIYGSSIDVELQQRAVEYNALFKKYDHMRPALLERMPIMEKTATNGPSEIVQTNGETDSTVLDTKHPPTITQPPSQGNDLLDLLGGNDVVPVIQTSLPTKPPSAGGELLDLLGDLSLTGAPPPAPASVPSVPMSQPPFLLDGLSSQPLFNDIGTGIPPMTAYNKNGLKIEFMFERSNPNPNIAVITIHASNSTEADMTDFVFQAAVPKTFQLQLLSPSSNVVPALNQGNVTQVIRVLNPQKQQLRMRIKLTYTYKGSPVQDLAEVNNFPPQSWQ, via the exons ATGCCAGCTCCGATCAGACTGCGGGAGCTGATCCGGACAATCCGGACGGCTCGAACCCAGGCGGAGGAGCGAGAGATGATCCAGAAAGAGTGCGCCGCCATCCGCTCCTCCTTCAGAGAAGAGGACAACACTTACCGCTGTAGAAATGTGGCCAAGCTGCTCTATATGCATATGCTGGGGTATCCAGCACACTTTGGGCAG CTGGAGTGCCTGAAGTTGATTGCATCCCAGAAGTTCACTGATAAGAGGATAGGTTATTTGGGAGCCATGCTGCTGTTGGACGAGAGGCAGGATGTCCATTTACTAATGACAAACTGTATCAAGAA TGATCTgaaccacagcacacagtatgTCCAGGGCTTGGCCCTGTGCACTTTAGGTTGCATGGGTTCATCAGAGATGTGTCGCGACCTGGCAGGAGAAGTGGAAAAGCTCCTCAAAACATCAAACTCCTACCTGAGGAAAAAG GCAGCTCTGTGTGCGGTCCACGTCATCAGGAAGGTCCCAGAGCTCATGGAGATGTTCCTCCCTGCAACGAAAAACCTGCTAAGCGAGAAGAACCATG GTGTCCTACACACATCTGTGGTTCTGCTCACTGAAATGTGTGAGAGGAGTCCAGACATGCTGTCACACTTCAGAAAG AATGAGAAG CTTGTTCCGCAGCTGGTGAGGATCCTGAAGAACCTCATCATGTCCGGTTACTCGCCCGAGCATGACGTTTCTGGCATCAGCGACCCCTTCCTGCag GTCCGGATATTGAGGCTACTGAGAATTCTGGGAAGGAGTGATGATGACTCCAGTGAGGCTATGAATGACATTCTTGCACAG gTCGCGACCAACACAGAAACAAGCAAAAACGTAGGCAATGCAATCCTTTATGAAACCGTTCTCACCATAATGGACATAAAATCAGAAAGTGGTTTAAGG GTGTTGGCCATTAATATTCTTGGGCGTTTTCTActcaacaatgacaaaaacatcag GTATGTGGCTTTGACGTCCCTGCTGAAGACTGTGCAGACGGACCACAATGCTGTGCAGCGGCATCGGAGCACCATTGTAGACTGTTTGAAGGACCTGGACGTGTCCATCAAAAG gcgTGCAATGGAGCTCAGCTTTGCTCTGGTCAATGGGAACAACATTCGGGGTATGATGAAAGAGCTGCTCTACTTTCTGGACTCCTGTGACCCAGAATTCAAGGCAGACTGCGCGTCTGGTGTGTTCCTAGCTGCTGAGAA GTATGCACCATCCAAGAGGTGGCACATAGACACCATTATGCGGGTTCTGACAACG GCGGGGAGCTACGTTCGGGATGACTCCGTCCCCAATCTCATTCAGCTCATCACAAATAGTGTGGAAATGCATGCCTACACTGTGCAGAGACTTTACAAGGCACTGCTGGATGACATCTCTCAG CAACCTCTGGTGCAGGTGGCATCTTGGTGTATAGGAGAATATGGAGACCTTCTGGTTTCTGGCcagtgtgaggaggaggagcccaTCCAG GTCACTGAAGATGAGGTTTTGGATGTTTTGGAAGGTCTTCTCGTGTCCAATTTGTCTGCCCCTGTTACACGTGGTTATTCACTGACCGCTATTATGAAGTTGTCTACTCGTTTTAGCAGCGTCAA TCGTATCAAGAAAGTAGTATCCATATATGGTAGTAGCATAGATGTGGAGCTGCAGCAGAGAGCTGTGGAGTACAATGCACTTTTCAAGAAATATGATCACATGAG GCCTGCTTTATTAGAGCGCATGCCAATCATGGAGAAGACTGCAACTAATGGCCCGTCAGAGATTGTGCAGACCAATGGAGAGACTGATTCCACTGTGCTAGACACAAAACATCCGCCCACTATTACTCAGCCACCCAGTCAG GGTAATGATTTATTAGACCTGCTGGGTGGCAATGACGTGGTGCCAGTCATCCAGACATCTCTGCCCACAAAGCCACCCTCAGCTGGGGGAGAGCTGCTGGACCTGCTTGGTGACCTTTCTCTCACAG GTGCTCCACCCCCTGCCCCTGCCTCTGTTCCCTCTGTCCCCATGTCCCAGCCCCCCTTTCTCCTGGATGGCTTGTCATCGCAACCTTTGTTTAATGACATTGGCACAG GAATCCCTCCCATGACAGCGTACAACAAGAACGGCCTGAAAATAGAGTTCATGTTTGAAAGGTCCAACCCCAACCCTAATATTGCGGTCATCACCATCCACGCCTCCAACTCCACAGAGGCAGACATGACTGACTTTGTTTTCCAGGCTGCAGTACCAAAG
- the ap1g1 gene encoding AP-1 complex subunit gamma-1 isoform X3, translating to MPAPIRLRELIRTIRTARTQAEEREMIQKECAAIRSSFREEDNTYRCRNVAKLLYMHMLGYPAHFGQLECLKLIASQKFTDKRIGYLGAMLLLDERQDVHLLMTNCIKNDLNHSTQYVQGLALCTLGCMGSSEMCRDLAGEVEKLLKTSNSYLRKKAALCAVHVIRKVPELMEMFLPATKNLLSEKNHGVLHTSVVLLTEMCERSPDMLSHFRKNEKLVPQLVRILKNLIMSGYSPEHDVSGISDPFLQVRILRLLRILGRSDDDSSEAMNDILAQVATNTETSKNVGNAILYETVLTIMDIKSESGLRVLAINILGRFLLNNDKNIRYVALTSLLKTVQTDHNAVQRHRSTIVDCLKDLDVSIKRRAMELSFALVNGNNIRGMMKELLYFLDSCDPEFKADCASGVFLAAEKYAPSKRWHIDTIMRVLTTAGSYVRDDSVPNLIQLITNSVEMHAYTVQRLYKALLDDISQQPLVQVASWCIGEYGDLLVSGQCEEEEPIQVTEDEVLDVLEGLLVSNLSAPVTRGYSLTAIMKLSTRFSSVNRIKKVVSIYGSSIDVELQQRAVEYNALFKKYDHMRPALLERMPIMEKTATNGPSEIVQTNGETDSTVLDTKHPPTITQPPSQGNDLLDLLGGNDVVPVIQTSLPTKPPSAGGELLDLLGDLSLTGIPPMTAYNKNGLKIEFMFERSNPNPNIAVITIHASNSTEADMTDFVFQAAVPKTFQLQLLSPSSNVVPALNQGNVTQVIRVLNPQKQQLRMRIKLTYTYKGSPVQDLAEVNNFPPQSWQ from the exons ATGCCAGCTCCGATCAGACTGCGGGAGCTGATCCGGACAATCCGGACGGCTCGAACCCAGGCGGAGGAGCGAGAGATGATCCAGAAAGAGTGCGCCGCCATCCGCTCCTCCTTCAGAGAAGAGGACAACACTTACCGCTGTAGAAATGTGGCCAAGCTGCTCTATATGCATATGCTGGGGTATCCAGCACACTTTGGGCAG CTGGAGTGCCTGAAGTTGATTGCATCCCAGAAGTTCACTGATAAGAGGATAGGTTATTTGGGAGCCATGCTGCTGTTGGACGAGAGGCAGGATGTCCATTTACTAATGACAAACTGTATCAAGAA TGATCTgaaccacagcacacagtatgTCCAGGGCTTGGCCCTGTGCACTTTAGGTTGCATGGGTTCATCAGAGATGTGTCGCGACCTGGCAGGAGAAGTGGAAAAGCTCCTCAAAACATCAAACTCCTACCTGAGGAAAAAG GCAGCTCTGTGTGCGGTCCACGTCATCAGGAAGGTCCCAGAGCTCATGGAGATGTTCCTCCCTGCAACGAAAAACCTGCTAAGCGAGAAGAACCATG GTGTCCTACACACATCTGTGGTTCTGCTCACTGAAATGTGTGAGAGGAGTCCAGACATGCTGTCACACTTCAGAAAG AATGAGAAG CTTGTTCCGCAGCTGGTGAGGATCCTGAAGAACCTCATCATGTCCGGTTACTCGCCCGAGCATGACGTTTCTGGCATCAGCGACCCCTTCCTGCag GTCCGGATATTGAGGCTACTGAGAATTCTGGGAAGGAGTGATGATGACTCCAGTGAGGCTATGAATGACATTCTTGCACAG gTCGCGACCAACACAGAAACAAGCAAAAACGTAGGCAATGCAATCCTTTATGAAACCGTTCTCACCATAATGGACATAAAATCAGAAAGTGGTTTAAGG GTGTTGGCCATTAATATTCTTGGGCGTTTTCTActcaacaatgacaaaaacatcag GTATGTGGCTTTGACGTCCCTGCTGAAGACTGTGCAGACGGACCACAATGCTGTGCAGCGGCATCGGAGCACCATTGTAGACTGTTTGAAGGACCTGGACGTGTCCATCAAAAG gcgTGCAATGGAGCTCAGCTTTGCTCTGGTCAATGGGAACAACATTCGGGGTATGATGAAAGAGCTGCTCTACTTTCTGGACTCCTGTGACCCAGAATTCAAGGCAGACTGCGCGTCTGGTGTGTTCCTAGCTGCTGAGAA GTATGCACCATCCAAGAGGTGGCACATAGACACCATTATGCGGGTTCTGACAACG GCGGGGAGCTACGTTCGGGATGACTCCGTCCCCAATCTCATTCAGCTCATCACAAATAGTGTGGAAATGCATGCCTACACTGTGCAGAGACTTTACAAGGCACTGCTGGATGACATCTCTCAG CAACCTCTGGTGCAGGTGGCATCTTGGTGTATAGGAGAATATGGAGACCTTCTGGTTTCTGGCcagtgtgaggaggaggagcccaTCCAG GTCACTGAAGATGAGGTTTTGGATGTTTTGGAAGGTCTTCTCGTGTCCAATTTGTCTGCCCCTGTTACACGTGGTTATTCACTGACCGCTATTATGAAGTTGTCTACTCGTTTTAGCAGCGTCAA TCGTATCAAGAAAGTAGTATCCATATATGGTAGTAGCATAGATGTGGAGCTGCAGCAGAGAGCTGTGGAGTACAATGCACTTTTCAAGAAATATGATCACATGAG GCCTGCTTTATTAGAGCGCATGCCAATCATGGAGAAGACTGCAACTAATGGCCCGTCAGAGATTGTGCAGACCAATGGAGAGACTGATTCCACTGTGCTAGACACAAAACATCCGCCCACTATTACTCAGCCACCCAGTCAG GGTAATGATTTATTAGACCTGCTGGGTGGCAATGACGTGGTGCCAGTCATCCAGACATCTCTGCCCACAAAGCCACCCTCAGCTGGGGGAGAGCTGCTGGACCTGCTTGGTGACCTTTCTCTCACAG GAATCCCTCCCATGACAGCGTACAACAAGAACGGCCTGAAAATAGAGTTCATGTTTGAAAGGTCCAACCCCAACCCTAATATTGCGGTCATCACCATCCACGCCTCCAACTCCACAGAGGCAGACATGACTGACTTTGTTTTCCAGGCTGCAGTACCAAAG
- the ap1g1 gene encoding AP-1 complex subunit gamma-1 isoform X2 — MPAPIRLRELIRTIRTARTQAEEREMIQKECAAIRSSFREEDNTYRCRNVAKLLYMHMLGYPAHFGQLECLKLIASQKFTDKRIGYLGAMLLLDERQDVHLLMTNCIKNDLNHSTQYVQGLALCTLGCMGSSEMCRDLAGEVEKLLKTSNSYLRKKAALCAVHVIRKVPELMEMFLPATKNLLSEKNHGVLHTSVVLLTEMCERSPDMLSHFRKLVPQLVRILKNLIMSGYSPEHDVSGISDPFLQVRILRLLRILGRSDDDSSEAMNDILAQVATNTETSKNVGNAILYETVLTIMDIKSESGLRVLAINILGRFLLNNDKNIRYVALTSLLKTVQTDHNAVQRHRSTIVDCLKDLDVSIKRRAMELSFALVNGNNIRGMMKELLYFLDSCDPEFKADCASGVFLAAEKYAPSKRWHIDTIMRVLTTAGSYVRDDSVPNLIQLITNSVEMHAYTVQRLYKALLDDISQQPLVQVASWCIGEYGDLLVSGQCEEEEPIQVTEDEVLDVLEGLLVSNLSAPVTRGYSLTAIMKLSTRFSSVNRIKKVVSIYGSSIDVELQQRAVEYNALFKKYDHMRPALLERMPIMEKTATNGPSEIVQTNGETDSTVLDTKHPPTITQPPSQGNDLLDLLGGNDVVPVIQTSLPTKPPSAGGELLDLLGDLSLTGAPPPAPASVPSVPMSQPPFLLDGLSSQPLFNDIGTGIPPMTAYNKNGLKIEFMFERSNPNPNIAVITIHASNSTEADMTDFVFQAAVPKTFQLQLLSPSSNVVPALNQGNVTQVIRVLNPQKQQLRMRIKLTYTYKGSPVQDLAEVNNFPPQSWQ, encoded by the exons ATGCCAGCTCCGATCAGACTGCGGGAGCTGATCCGGACAATCCGGACGGCTCGAACCCAGGCGGAGGAGCGAGAGATGATCCAGAAAGAGTGCGCCGCCATCCGCTCCTCCTTCAGAGAAGAGGACAACACTTACCGCTGTAGAAATGTGGCCAAGCTGCTCTATATGCATATGCTGGGGTATCCAGCACACTTTGGGCAG CTGGAGTGCCTGAAGTTGATTGCATCCCAGAAGTTCACTGATAAGAGGATAGGTTATTTGGGAGCCATGCTGCTGTTGGACGAGAGGCAGGATGTCCATTTACTAATGACAAACTGTATCAAGAA TGATCTgaaccacagcacacagtatgTCCAGGGCTTGGCCCTGTGCACTTTAGGTTGCATGGGTTCATCAGAGATGTGTCGCGACCTGGCAGGAGAAGTGGAAAAGCTCCTCAAAACATCAAACTCCTACCTGAGGAAAAAG GCAGCTCTGTGTGCGGTCCACGTCATCAGGAAGGTCCCAGAGCTCATGGAGATGTTCCTCCCTGCAACGAAAAACCTGCTAAGCGAGAAGAACCATG GTGTCCTACACACATCTGTGGTTCTGCTCACTGAAATGTGTGAGAGGAGTCCAGACATGCTGTCACACTTCAGAAAG CTTGTTCCGCAGCTGGTGAGGATCCTGAAGAACCTCATCATGTCCGGTTACTCGCCCGAGCATGACGTTTCTGGCATCAGCGACCCCTTCCTGCag GTCCGGATATTGAGGCTACTGAGAATTCTGGGAAGGAGTGATGATGACTCCAGTGAGGCTATGAATGACATTCTTGCACAG gTCGCGACCAACACAGAAACAAGCAAAAACGTAGGCAATGCAATCCTTTATGAAACCGTTCTCACCATAATGGACATAAAATCAGAAAGTGGTTTAAGG GTGTTGGCCATTAATATTCTTGGGCGTTTTCTActcaacaatgacaaaaacatcag GTATGTGGCTTTGACGTCCCTGCTGAAGACTGTGCAGACGGACCACAATGCTGTGCAGCGGCATCGGAGCACCATTGTAGACTGTTTGAAGGACCTGGACGTGTCCATCAAAAG gcgTGCAATGGAGCTCAGCTTTGCTCTGGTCAATGGGAACAACATTCGGGGTATGATGAAAGAGCTGCTCTACTTTCTGGACTCCTGTGACCCAGAATTCAAGGCAGACTGCGCGTCTGGTGTGTTCCTAGCTGCTGAGAA GTATGCACCATCCAAGAGGTGGCACATAGACACCATTATGCGGGTTCTGACAACG GCGGGGAGCTACGTTCGGGATGACTCCGTCCCCAATCTCATTCAGCTCATCACAAATAGTGTGGAAATGCATGCCTACACTGTGCAGAGACTTTACAAGGCACTGCTGGATGACATCTCTCAG CAACCTCTGGTGCAGGTGGCATCTTGGTGTATAGGAGAATATGGAGACCTTCTGGTTTCTGGCcagtgtgaggaggaggagcccaTCCAG GTCACTGAAGATGAGGTTTTGGATGTTTTGGAAGGTCTTCTCGTGTCCAATTTGTCTGCCCCTGTTACACGTGGTTATTCACTGACCGCTATTATGAAGTTGTCTACTCGTTTTAGCAGCGTCAA TCGTATCAAGAAAGTAGTATCCATATATGGTAGTAGCATAGATGTGGAGCTGCAGCAGAGAGCTGTGGAGTACAATGCACTTTTCAAGAAATATGATCACATGAG GCCTGCTTTATTAGAGCGCATGCCAATCATGGAGAAGACTGCAACTAATGGCCCGTCAGAGATTGTGCAGACCAATGGAGAGACTGATTCCACTGTGCTAGACACAAAACATCCGCCCACTATTACTCAGCCACCCAGTCAG GGTAATGATTTATTAGACCTGCTGGGTGGCAATGACGTGGTGCCAGTCATCCAGACATCTCTGCCCACAAAGCCACCCTCAGCTGGGGGAGAGCTGCTGGACCTGCTTGGTGACCTTTCTCTCACAG GTGCTCCACCCCCTGCCCCTGCCTCTGTTCCCTCTGTCCCCATGTCCCAGCCCCCCTTTCTCCTGGATGGCTTGTCATCGCAACCTTTGTTTAATGACATTGGCACAG GAATCCCTCCCATGACAGCGTACAACAAGAACGGCCTGAAAATAGAGTTCATGTTTGAAAGGTCCAACCCCAACCCTAATATTGCGGTCATCACCATCCACGCCTCCAACTCCACAGAGGCAGACATGACTGACTTTGTTTTCCAGGCTGCAGTACCAAAG